Proteins encoded in a region of the Romeriopsis navalis LEGE 11480 genome:
- a CDS encoding TIR domain-containing protein → MPTQNSLSLDIEQGAAQNEIFISYSRRDRDFAEMLSAALQQSGRDPWIDWSDIHPTEDWWMAIEAGIDSATTFLFVISPDSIDSQVCQKEIEYAVQNNKRLVPLLWREGFNLEAVHPAISRHNWLSFQESVDFEVAFQSLITALDTDLSYLRAHTRLLVRAKEWRHKLSDSSFLLRGNDLLAAEEWLEQSASKQPTPTRLQCDYINASRSDELDRQAVELRLRRMSPQQYRNRQALLSKVRNYWIKGVLENSLQDRLLMELGMELRAEAVNQPWYTTTNNFEQPPQPLPLGTSISTLFEQLGEGKTLLILGEPGAGKTTTLLKLTQDLLIQAEQEIDDRTPVVFNLASWTSYKQSIADWLIDELNGKYQIPKLIAKSLIETQQLFLLLDGLDEVKPENRDNCILALNDFQQQYGAEMVVCCRVQDYERLTNRLNFQQAVLVRSLTIAQIYDYLDGTGSALSGLRLLIERDSVLQELARSPLMLHIMALVYQGQSSDELPNLNLEDQRQYLFRAFIAQMLQRRSHTDCYSKPQVIHYLTWLSQKMLQDSRSVFLIENLQLTWLTNATQQRVYRMIVLAIVGMLCGVASGLLSRIMNYGLSDPWFNFLMGIIAGTITGSTVGFLPQVRSKWLFSTIATIVAGILFGILGQMTHCFLPLSMLLFALICGIVFFRLHDPVIESADAIKWSWSTGKQQFLTGMLWGLLAGGGLLISNWLLHTFDLRERLLSSILDEWDGSFLIKFLCKKISLVRPDIFLGLLALGIFVGLMIALILGFRKISEVESRTIPNHGVWKSVRNIGVLVSIGFSLSFVISFAFWLIYYATGHEASQVIWWMYYGKALSDGVLFSLNVACLVGILSFLAGGESSGLVALQHVILRILLWRNQNIPWNYAKFLDYAAKRILLKKVGGGYIFIHRSLLEHFAQMQDELH, encoded by the coding sequence ATGCCGACTCAAAATTCCTTAAGCCTTGATATTGAACAGGGTGCTGCTCAAAACGAAATCTTCATTTCTTACTCCCGGCGCGATCGTGACTTCGCGGAAATGCTGAGTGCGGCTTTGCAGCAAAGTGGTCGTGATCCCTGGATTGACTGGTCCGATATTCATCCAACCGAAGATTGGTGGATGGCGATCGAAGCCGGGATTGACTCAGCCACTACATTTCTGTTTGTCATTAGTCCCGATTCGATCGACTCGCAGGTTTGCCAGAAAGAAATTGAATATGCCGTCCAAAACAATAAGCGGCTAGTGCCATTACTGTGGCGTGAAGGATTCAACTTAGAAGCCGTACATCCCGCAATTTCTCGGCATAATTGGCTTTCATTTCAGGAATCGGTGGATTTTGAAGTCGCATTTCAGTCCTTAATCACTGCTCTCGATACCGATCTTAGTTATCTTCGAGCCCATACGCGGCTATTGGTCCGAGCAAAGGAGTGGCGACATAAGCTCAGTGATAGCAGCTTTTTGCTCCGGGGAAATGATTTATTAGCGGCGGAAGAATGGCTCGAGCAGAGTGCCTCGAAACAGCCCACACCCACCCGACTGCAATGCGATTATATCAACGCAAGTCGATCGGACGAACTCGATCGTCAGGCCGTTGAACTTCGGTTACGCCGCATGTCCCCCCAGCAATACCGGAATCGGCAGGCGCTGTTGAGCAAGGTGCGGAACTATTGGATTAAAGGCGTTTTAGAAAATTCATTGCAGGATCGACTCCTGATGGAATTAGGCATGGAACTCCGGGCCGAGGCCGTGAATCAGCCCTGGTACACCACAACTAACAACTTCGAGCAGCCACCTCAACCTCTCCCACTCGGAACCAGTATCAGTACATTATTTGAACAGTTGGGAGAAGGCAAGACATTGCTAATTCTGGGCGAACCTGGAGCTGGAAAAACCACAACGCTACTCAAATTGACACAAGATTTGCTCATTCAGGCAGAACAAGAAATTGATGATCGCACGCCCGTCGTATTTAATCTTGCTTCCTGGACAAGTTATAAACAATCGATCGCCGATTGGCTGATTGATGAATTAAATGGTAAATATCAAATTCCAAAACTAATTGCTAAATCGTTAATCGAAACGCAGCAGCTGTTTTTATTGCTGGATGGACTCGATGAAGTAAAACCAGAAAATCGGGATAATTGTATCCTTGCCTTAAATGATTTTCAGCAGCAGTATGGAGCTGAGATGGTTGTCTGTTGCCGGGTTCAAGACTATGAGCGACTAACTAATCGACTCAATTTTCAGCAAGCCGTTCTTGTACGATCGCTCACGATCGCACAAATCTATGACTATTTAGATGGAACGGGTTCAGCATTGTCGGGTCTCAGGCTTTTGATTGAGCGGGATAGTGTTTTACAAGAGTTGGCTCGATCGCCACTGATGTTGCACATTATGGCGTTGGTATATCAAGGGCAGTCCAGCGATGAGCTACCGAATCTGAATTTGGAAGACCAGCGACAATACTTATTTAGGGCTTTTATTGCACAAATGTTGCAGCGACGCAGCCATACTGATTGCTACTCAAAACCGCAGGTAATACATTACTTGACTTGGCTATCTCAGAAAATGCTGCAGGATTCACGTAGCGTTTTTCTGATCGAAAACTTACAACTTACTTGGTTAACGAATGCAACTCAGCAAAGAGTCTATCGGATGATTGTTTTGGCTATCGTCGGTATGCTGTGTGGTGTGGCTAGTGGGCTATTAAGTCGGATTATGAATTACGGTCTCAGCGATCCTTGGTTCAATTTTCTGATGGGAATCATTGCTGGCACAATTACTGGCAGTACCGTTGGCTTTCTGCCTCAGGTCCGCTCTAAATGGTTATTTTCTACAATTGCCACAATAGTCGCGGGGATATTATTTGGGATATTGGGACAAATGACTCACTGTTTTCTCCCACTGAGTATGCTGCTATTTGCCCTGATTTGTGGAATTGTCTTTTTCCGACTACATGATCCAGTGATTGAGTCAGCGGATGCGATCAAATGGTCATGGTCAACTGGCAAGCAGCAATTCCTAACTGGGATGTTATGGGGATTGCTAGCTGGAGGTGGATTACTGATTAGTAATTGGTTGCTCCATACTTTTGACCTCCGTGAGCGCTTACTCAGCAGCATTTTAGATGAGTGGGATGGCAGCTTTTTGATTAAATTCTTATGTAAGAAAATATCGTTGGTTCGCCCTGACATTTTTCTGGGTTTGTTGGCATTGGGTATTTTTGTTGGGTTAATGATTGCACTCATTTTAGGCTTTAGGAAAATTTCTGAGGTTGAAAGTCGCACAATTCCCAATCATGGGGTTTGGAAATCAGTTAGGAATATTGGTGTTTTAGTTTCGATCGGATTTAGCTTATCGTTCGTTATTAGCTTCGCCTTTTGGCTAATTTATTATGCCACTGGACATGAGGCTTCCCAGGTAATCTGGTGGATGTACTATGGCAAAGCACTTTCAGATGGTGTGTTATTTAGTCTGAATGTTGCATGTTTAGTGGGTATCTTGAGTTTTTTGGCGGGTGGGGAATCTTCCGGCTTGGTGGCGCTACAGCATGTAATTCTTCGAATTCTCCTATGGAGGAACCAGAATATTCCCTGGAACTATGCGAAATTCTTGGATTATGCCGCAAAGCGAATTTTGTTAAAGAAAGTGGGCGGTGGCTATATTTTCATTCATCGATCGTTATTGGAGCATTTTGCCCAGATGCAAG